One Dictyostelium discoideum AX4 chromosome 3 chromosome, whole genome shotgun sequence genomic region harbors:
- the vps39 gene encoding citron-like domain-containing protein (Similar to TPR) produces MNKVDMNAFVSQNLFDKFPQRIECIEQWEYKGKKHLFIGTTEGHVLVYDVIEKENQHGNIQVSVIIRDTKLVSKKPITQMSIFDDYNKLLVLTDGDLKVYDLIQFDVTTGITLMKAKGCSTYAVSYQPGSLSLVAAVKKKLVLYGWDGSDFYELKEFNMPDIAKHIDYRGNFIIVCFKKVYNIINTQDGSVINVDADKLTFTTFLQENEFLMVKGSMSFFINTAGNPVRRHSITWQDAPSSMSIYQPFAISIEPRLVEVQILPDPNDPKTISQSLFLPACKSISAKRDIYVSSATSIWRLQPLPILDLVDQMVTKQEYETAINLLQTSKDIIPGIKERLIKIKTSAAYHLFSKEQFQAAMGYFISAQVDPLKIISLYPGLLPAHLQDKLSTPFNIRDIENNPRALPELEHYLVEFRKNKIEYSSPPELLNSGYTLQELVDTTLLKVYIKHKASLIPHFFHLKNHCHIEESERVLLEEKKLTELILFYKSKDLHRKALTLLAKSSNISPNDTISYLSQLGEKHIGIILEHSKWVLQKCPEDALKIFTVDRKDPLSPDDVIPHLKQCAPSLLRPYLEHIINDPISPNKNPEYHNQLVFEYLGSILELIKQTPNSAIVREPGLIPAGKESGELGELRTKIIQFLENSKYYLPEKMLSRFPSNDLYEERAILLSKIGRHEQALAIYAHKLKNFAMAEEYCDRHYNKDSEESRDVYLSLLNVYLKPTDANTSPLLDPALKLLNKHYRSINTPKALSLLPLNTPIDQLYPFFESVIRDNTKTKRDNQIVKNLFKSENFKIKDELSQLKTGVIKITEDLTCPICNKIFLGTQAFVARPDGTALHYHHKNDKQHQSWFE; encoded by the exons atgaataaagTTGATATGAACGCTTTTGTATCACAAAATCTATTCGACAAATTTCCACAAAGAATAGAATGTATTGAACAATGGGAATATAAAGGAAAGAAACATTTATTCATTGGAACTACAGAAGGTCATGTTTTAGTATATGATGTTATTGAAAAAGAGAATCAACATGGTAATATTCAAG tttcaGTTATAATTAGAGATACAAAATTAGTAtcaaaaaaaccaattacaCAAATGAGTATATTTgatgattataataaattattagtattaacaGATGGTGATTTAAAGGTATATGatttgattcaatttgaTGTAACAACAGGAATAACATTAATGAAAGCAAAAGGATGTAGTACATATGCAGTTAGTTATCAACCTGGTTCATTAAGTTTAGTAGCAGcagttaaaaagaaattagtaTTATATGGTTGGGATGGTTCAGATTTCtatgaattaaaagaattcaaTATGCCAGACATAGCAAAACATATCGATTATCGTGGTAATTTCATTATagtttgttttaaaaaagtttataataTCATAAATACTCAAGATGGGTCAGTTATAAATGTTGACGCTGATAAATTAACTTTTACAACATTTTTAcaagaaaatgaatttttaatggtTAAAGGAA GTATgtcattttttataaatacagCTGGTAATCCAGTTAGAAGACATTCTATAACATGGCAAGATGCACCAAGTTCAATGTCAATTTATCAACCATTTGCAATTAGTATAGAACCAAGATTAGTTGAAGTTCAAATTTTACCGGATCCAAATGATCCAAAGACAATATCACAATCGTTGTTTTTACCAGCATGCAAATCGATTAGTGCCAAGAGGGATATATATGTTTCATCAGCAACGAGTATTTGGAGATTACAACCATTGCCAATATTAGATTTGGTGGATCAAATGGTGACGAAACAAGAGTATGAGACagcaattaatttattacaaaCTTCAAAAGATATTATACCAGGAATTAAGGAGAGATTGATAAAGATTAAAACATCGGCAGCCTATCATCTCTTTTCAAAGGAACAATTTCAAGCTGCAATGGGTTATTTTATAAGTGCACAAGTTGATCCATTGAAAATCATTTCATTGTATCCTGGCTTGCTACCAGCACATTTACAGGATAAACTATCAACACCATTCAACATACGTGATATTGAAAACAATCCAAGAGCATTACCAGAGTTGGAGCATTACTTGGTCGAATTTAGAAAGAATAAAATCGAATATTCATCACCACCCGAACTATTAAACTCTGGCTATACATTACAAGAGTTGGTGGATACTACACTTTTAAAGGTTTATATTAAGCACAAGGCGTCTTTGATTCCCCACTTTTTCCATCTCAAGAATCATTGCCACATTGAAGAGTCGGAACGTGTGTTATTGGAAGAGAAGAAGTTGACAGAACTAATTctattttataaatcaaaGGATCTTCACAGAAAGGCATTGACACTATTGGCAAAGAGTAGTAATATATCACCAAACGATACCATTTCCTATCTCTCACAATTGGGTGAAAAACATATTGGCATCATTTTAGAGCATTCCAAATGGGTGTTACAAAAGTGTCCAGAGGATGCTTTAAAGATTTTCACAGTCGATAGAAAGGATCCACTCTCACCAGATGATGTAATTCCACATTTGAAACAATGTGCACCCTCATTGTTACGTCCTTACTTGGAGCATATCATCAATGATCCAATCTCACCAAATAAGAATCCAGAATATCACAATCAATTGGTTTTCGAATATTTAGGCTCAATAttggaattaattaaacaaacaCCAAACTCTGCAATTGTACGTGAACCTGGTTTAATACCAGCCGGTAAGGAGAGTGGCGAGTTGGGTGAACTTAGAACAAAGATCATTCAATTCTTGGAAAACTCAAAATACTATTTACCAGAGAAAATGTTGTCACGTTTCCCTTCGAATGATCTCTACGAAGAGAGAGCTATCCTATTAAGTAAAATTGGTCGTCACGAGCAAGCATTGGCAATCTATGCTCACAAGTTAAAAAATTTCGCCATGGCAGAGGAATATTGCGATCGTCATTACAATAAGGACTCTGAAGAGAGTAGAGATGTTTATTTATCATTGTtaaatgtttatttaaaaccaaCCGATGCAAATACATCTCCACTATTAGATCCCgctttaaaacttttaaacaAACATTATCGTTCAATCAATACTCCAAAAGCATTGTCACTTTTACCTTTAAATACTCCAATCGATCAACTCTATCCTTTCTTTGAATCGGTCATTAGAGATAATACCAAAACCAAAAGAGATAATCAAATCgtaaaaaatcttttcaaatctgaaaactttaaaatcaaaGATGAACTTTCTCAACTTAAAACTGGTGTCATTAAAATCACTGAAGATTTAACTTGTCcaatttgtaataaaatatttttaggtACTCAGGCTTTTGTTGCTCGTCCCGATGGTACTGCTTTACATTATCAtcataaaaatgataaacaaCATCAAAGTTGGTTcgaataa
- the hspc300 gene encoding component of SCAR regulatory complex: MSTKTNIQKDWEQREFIEDMSINIQKIVEFLNKFELSTRNKLSDLNEKLTILDRQVDYLEATFKTVQE; this comes from the exons atgtcaacaaaaacaaatattcaaaaagatTGGGAACAAAGAGAATTTATTGAAGATATGAGCATTAATATTCAAAAGattgttgaatttttaaataaatttg aATTATCAACtagaaataaattatcagatctcaatgaaaaattaaccaTTTTAGATAGACAAGTTGATTATTTAGAAGCAACATTCAAGACTGTACAAGAATAA
- the cut5 gene encoding BRCT domain-containing protein, which produces MVDSQPAIAFQKSNSSNNFINNNNNNNSNNNNNNNNYNNNNNIIVQQPIFQDLKFYLQGDFIQNEQGISEKVTKLIQKHGGKRIFSESDDCIFLFQDFMGDAYETARLFKKPIISITYLYECAKKNSPLDFSLIKEYPIYSDCLKGCVICTSGFNDEIKSNMSTCIEQLCGEFKYTLSTKVTHVITNTDASGSKRTRQARALGIPMVTSGWLQDCWGNGKRVDERNYLIPLFFGCLICITGFTSLERKEIEREVKKGGGMFSGDLNHFCSLLISSGAISEKCVKAEIWSIPVVTIDWFRATIQSGIYQNENDYLLQNQQQQQQQHQSNSLQFQQPPPQQQQQFIQQTRHRQLQKQQLQSLPVQPENTFSGTTSSLSNTKSYIRPTPMPSKAQSSRTNFNNNNINNNYYNNSNNNNKNRQPNNNYNNNNNNNNNNNIMMLEEATNEIHLFNGKNILIKGFDTEETERIKEHVMKYASNVVDSNFIASQWTSTTFDFHYIIVPHGKKVTTQFDSGFENIPKVTIDWFDKCLNNNTLYEPDECVIFKPLPNLSLLKNYSITTEGFPENETSFIRSTSKLLGAKFTSKLYPTTTTHLITCMKGPKYDMAISIGIPVVTPEWLYSSASSGIKLDENLYLFNKLLIVDSIINNNNDNNNNNNNNNNNNNNNDNNNNNINNESIIFKDLVLFISSKLNGSLESLNYIKYIKELGGTYTTSGFDKITHYITNEIDNTETPGFVDTNFFQVHPNWLEQCWSSRKRLLESEFQPLKAISNENDGDVPTIQSLTKTPSQLFNAINNNNNNGNNNINKNNDNNNEKQKPEELEPTIEMKPLEIDEEEINNNNNNNNNNNNNNNNNDDEKMIDHDEQDKDIEESEEINKSSTITSTTINTTTNTTTTKPSGMDTIFKILSSFPPNGNIINNNHSMKSHSKISFQKRSIDFYNNQQNNMSMPQKPNKPFVNISALIGNESEKEQDIESDDDNNNNNNNNNNNNNNNNNNSFSNNNSGNSGNTFGNNPSESYDDEENDLNNYYATSSYSETSSQMITYGEDTEKKKKEKLMESNFFSKSNANQSFLSNDNAQQSLLNMLNRRGNLYDNFPSPQQQSRSKKYVFAISGITDDAEQNQVKDIISRLGGLFEAVIAKNVTHVVTKQISRSEKIMGGCASGAWILQVSYFTASSNSGRFADEPAHQWVPKTNTDPKSQEHIWTQSAVICQRLVAQNGGRKIFEGARIAYFKINKNIDAWKKILLCGDAEVIEVDYPIDLKQLYSNNITHLLLIKKKGVEPGEDISTITNDPNSNISILVSNQIVHCLNAGQYLVQK; this is translated from the coding sequence atggTAGATTCACAACCAGCAATAGCATTTCAAAAATCTAATTcctcaaataattttataaataacaataataataataatagtaacaataataataataataataattataataataataataatataatagttcaacaaccaatatttcaagatttaaaattttatcttCAAGGTGATTTTATACAAAATGAACAAGGTATTTCAGAAAAAGtaacaaaattaattcaaaaacatGGTGGAAAGAGGATATTTTCAGAGAGTGATGATTGTATATTCTTATTTCAAGATTTTATGGGAGATGCCTATGAAACAGCtcgtttatttaaaaaacctATAATAAGTATAACCTATCTTTATGAATGTGCCAAAAAGAATAGTCCATTAGATTTTTCATTGATCAAAGAGTATCCAATTTATTCCGATTGTTTAAAGGGTTGTGTAATTTGTACAAGTGGGTtcaatgatgaaattaaatcaaatatgtCAACATGTATAGAACAACTTTGTGGTGAATTTAAATACACACTATCAACAAAAGTGACACATGTAATAACAAACACAGATGCATCTGGTTCAAAAAGAACTAGACAAGCTAGAGCATTGGGTATACCAATGGTAACATCAGGTTGGTTACAAGATTGTTGGGGTAATGGTAAAAGAGTGGAtgaaagaaattatttaataccTTTGTTTTTTGGTTGCTTAATTTGCATAACTGGTTTCACTTCCTtggaaagaaaagaaattgaaagagAAGTTAAAAAAGGTGGTGGTATGTTTTCAGgtgatttaaatcatttttgttctttattaatttcaagtGGTGCAATTAGTGAAAAATGTGTTAAGGCTGAAATTTGGAGTATACCTGTAGTGACTATAGATTGGTTTAGAGCAACTATTCAATCTGGTATttatcaaaatgaaaatgattatcttttacaaaatcaacaacaacaacaacaacaacatcaatcaAATAGTTTACAATttcaacaaccaccaccacaacaacaacaacaatttattCAACAAACACGTCACAGACAATTACAAAAGCAACAGTTACAATCTTTACCAGTTCAGCCTGAAAATACCTTTAGTGGTACAACTAGTAGTTTATCAAATACAAAATCTTATATAAGGCCAACACCAATGCCAAGCAAAGCTCAAAGTTCAagaacaaattttaataataataatattaataataattattataataatagtaataataataacaagaATCGtcaaccaaataataattataataataataataataataataataataataatataatgatGTTAGAAGAAGCAACAAAtgaaattcatttatttaatggAAAGAATATATTGATAAAAGGATTTGATACTGAGGAAACAGAAAGGATAAAAGAGCATGTAATGAAGTATGCATCAAATGTAGTagattcaaattttataGCTAGTCAATGGACTTCAACAacatttgattttcattatattaTTGTACCACATGGAAAGAAAGTTACAACACAGTTTGATAGtggatttgaaaatataCCAAAGGTTACAATTGATTGGTTTGATAAATGTTTAAACAACAATACACTCTATGAACCCGATGAAtgtgttatttttaaaccatTACCAAATTTATCCCTATTAAAGAACTATTCAATTACAACAGAAGGTTTTCCCGAGAATGAAACTTCTTTCATTAGGAGTacatcaaaattattaggTGCCAAATTCACATCAAAATTATATCCAACAACCACTACTCATTTGATAACCTGTATGAAAGGTCCAAAATATGATATGGCCATATCAATTGGTATTCCGGTTGTAACACCAGAATGGTTATATAGTAGTGCTTCTTCTGGTATTAAATTGGATGAaaatttatatctttttaataaattattaatagttgattcaattataaataataataatgataataataataataataataataataataataataataataataatgataataataataataatataaataatgaatcaataatttttaaagatttagttttatttatttcaagtAAATTAAATGGATCAttagaatcattaaattatattaaatatattaaagaaTTGGGTGGTACATATACAACATCAggttttgataaaattacaCACTATATAAcgaatgaaattgataatacaGAAACACCAGGTTTTGTTGATACAAACTTTTTTCAAGTTCACCCTAATTGGTTAGAACAATGTTGGTCCTCaagaaaaagattattaGAGTCTGAATTCCAACCATTGAAAGCTATTTCAAATGAgaatgatggtgatgttcCAACTATTCAATCATTAACAAAAACACCTTCACAATTATTCAATgctataaataataacaataacaatggtaataataatattaataaaaataatgataataataatgaaaaacaaaaaccagAAGAATTGGAACCCACAATTGAAATGAAACCTTTAGAAATCGATGAGGaggaaattaataataataataataataataataataataataataataataataataatgatgatgaaaaaatGATTGACCATGATGAACAAGATAAAGATATAGAAGAAAGtgaagaaataaataaaagttcAACAATAACTTCTACCACTATTAATACAACTACaaatacaactacaacaaaaCCAAGTGGAATGgatacaatttttaaaatattatcatcatttccACCAAATGGcaatatcattaataataatcatagtATGAAATCTCattcaaaaatttcatttcaaaaaaGAAGTATTGacttttataataatcaacaaaataatatgtCAATGCCtcaaaaaccaaataaaccCTTTGTAAATATATCAGCACTAATTGGTAATGAATCTGAAAAAGAACAAGATATAGAATCGGATgatgataacaataataataataataataataataataataataataataataataataatagttttagtaataataatagtggaaATAGTGGAAATACTTTTGGTAATAATCCAAGTGAAAgttatgatgatgaagaaaatgatttaaataattattatgcAACTTCATCATATAGTGAAACAAGTTCCCAAATGATCACATATGGTGAAGatacagaaaaaaaaaagaaagagaaattaatggaatcaaatttcttttcaaaatcaaatgctaatcaatcatttttaagTAATGATAATGCTCAACaaagtttattaaatatgTTAAATAGAAGAGGCAATCTATATGATAATTTCCcatcaccacaacaacaatctcgttcaaaaaaatatgtatttGCAATTTCTGGTATCACTGATGACGCCGAACAAAATCAAGTCAAAGATATAATTTCAAGATTGGGAGGATTGTTTGAGGCTGTCATCGCAAAGAATGTAACTCATGTCGTTACAAAACAAATTTCAAGATCAGAGAAAATTATGGGTGGTTGCGCATCAGGTGCATGGATTTTACAAGTTTCCTATTTCACTGCCTCGTCAAATAGTGGAAGGTTTGCAGATGAACCTGCCCATCAATGGGTCCCAAAAACTAATACTGACCCAAAGAGTCAAGAACATATTTGGACACAATCAGCAGTCATTTGTCAAAGATTAGTGGCTCAAAATGGTGGTAGAAAAATATTTGAAGGTGCAAGAATTGcctattttaaaattaataagaaTATTGATGCTTggaaaaagattttattatgTGGTGATGCAGAAGTGATTGAAGTTGATTACCCAATTGATCTCAAACAActttatagtaataatataactCACCTTTTACTCATAAAGAAAAAAGGTGTAGAACCTGGTGAAGATATCTCAACAATTACCAATGATCCAAATAGTAATATCTCAATTTTAGTCTCCAATCAAATAGTGCATTGTTTAAATGCTGGTCAATATTTAGTTCAAaagtaa